In Phaeobacter inhibens DSM 16374, the following proteins share a genomic window:
- a CDS encoding TrkH family potassium uptake protein: MLDLRPVGYVIGLLVAILGATMVFPLAVDLYDGQGEWPVFLESAVITILGGGLIALSCANGVREGLTIQQTFLLTTLVWVALPLFGAIPLMLGATELRFVDAFFEAMSGLTTTGSTVISGLDDLPRGLLLWRGILQWLGGIGIIVVAMVFLPELRVGGMQIFRSEAFDTMGKILPRAQAIAKQISLIYVGLTVACMVVYMLLGMEPFDALVHALTTCSTGGFSNYDASFGTFTGAPEYAASVFMILAALPFVRYVQMINGHSKPLFRDSQIQAFLATIALLVVVTACVLVYVFPHHPEQAVREALFNITSIISGTGYASVDYMQWGSFLVMLFFFIGLIGGCAGSTACSVKIFRYQLLFASIRVQIQRIHSPHGVFVPRYQGRAVDTEVLSSVISFFMFFVVTLGIVAWALALTGLDFVTAVSGAATAVANIGPGLGDRIGPAGNFATLNDGAKWILSAAMLIGRLELMAVYAILTIRFWRN, encoded by the coding sequence ATGTTGGATCTGCGTCCGGTTGGATATGTCATTGGCCTGTTGGTGGCCATTCTTGGGGCGACCATGGTGTTTCCTCTGGCCGTCGATCTGTACGACGGACAGGGGGAGTGGCCGGTTTTTCTCGAAAGCGCGGTGATCACCATCCTTGGGGGCGGGCTGATTGCGCTGTCCTGTGCCAATGGGGTGCGTGAGGGGCTGACCATCCAGCAGACCTTTCTGCTGACCACACTGGTCTGGGTGGCGCTGCCGCTGTTTGGAGCCATCCCACTGATGCTGGGCGCCACCGAGCTGCGGTTTGTTGACGCGTTTTTCGAGGCGATGTCGGGACTCACAACCACCGGCTCCACAGTGATTTCCGGTCTGGACGATCTGCCGCGCGGATTGCTGCTGTGGCGCGGCATTCTGCAATGGTTGGGCGGCATCGGAATTATTGTGGTCGCGATGGTATTCCTGCCCGAGCTACGGGTCGGCGGCATGCAGATCTTTCGCTCCGAAGCCTTTGACACCATGGGGAAAATCTTGCCCCGCGCTCAGGCAATCGCGAAGCAGATTTCACTGATCTATGTGGGGCTGACCGTCGCCTGCATGGTGGTCTATATGCTGTTGGGGATGGAGCCGTTCGACGCGCTGGTCCATGCGCTGACCACCTGTTCGACCGGCGGTTTTTCAAATTATGATGCGTCTTTTGGCACCTTCACCGGCGCACCCGAATATGCGGCATCAGTGTTCATGATCCTCGCGGCGCTGCCGTTCGTGCGCTACGTCCAGATGATCAACGGCCATTCCAAACCGCTGTTTCGTGACAGCCAGATCCAGGCGTTTCTGGCGACAATTGCCCTGTTGGTCGTGGTGACGGCCTGTGTGCTGGTCTACGTCTTTCCGCATCATCCGGAACAGGCCGTACGCGAAGCGCTGTTTAATATCACCTCGATCATTTCCGGCACCGGCTACGCCAGTGTCGACTATATGCAATGGGGCAGTTTTCTGGTCATGCTGTTCTTCTTCATCGGGCTGATCGGGGGCTGTGCTGGCTCCACCGCCTGTTCGGTAAAGATCTTCCGCTATCAGTTGCTGTTTGCGTCGATCCGGGTGCAGATCCAGCGGATCCATTCGCCGCATGGGGTGTTCGTGCCGCGCTATCAGGGGCGGGCGGTGGATACCGAGGTGCTGAGCTCGGTGATCTCCTTCTTTATGTTCTTTGTTGTCACGCTGGGGATTGTGGCCTGGGCGCTGGCGCTGACGGGGTTGGATTTCGTGACTGCGGTGTCTGGTGCTGCAACGGCTGTGGCCAATATCGGCCCCGGTCTCGGCGATCGGATTGGGCCTGCTGGCAATTTCGCGACGCTGAACGACGGGGCCAAGTGGATTCTGAGTGCGGCGATGCTGATCGGACGGCTGGAATTGATGGCCGTCTATGCCATTCTGACCATCCGGTTCTGGCGCAATTAG
- a CDS encoding aspartate kinase: MPVLVMKFGGTSVANLDRIRRAAKRVGVEVAKGYDVIVIVSAMSGKTNELVGWVNETSPLFDAREYDAVVSSGENVTAGLMALTLQEMDVPARSWQGWQVPLKTTSAHSQARIEEIPPENINAKFGEGMRVAVVAGFQGISPEGRITTLGRGGSDTTAVAFAAAFEAERCDIYTDVDGVYTTDPRICDKARKLDKIAFEEMLELASLGAKVLQTRSVELAMRYKVKLRVLSSFEEQSDEAGTLVCDEEEIMESNVVAGVAYSRDEAKLTVQSVADRPGIAAHIFTALSEAGVNVDMIVQDISDEGRTDMTFSCPTDQVARAEQALQAVKEKGELNYAELLADRDVAKVSVVGIGMRSQSGVAAKMFKVLSDEGINIKVITTSEIKISVLIDRKYMELAVQALHDAFELDKAA, from the coding sequence ATGCCCGTTCTTGTGATGAAATTCGGCGGTACATCTGTCGCCAATCTGGACCGCATCCGCCGCGCCGCCAAACGCGTTGGTGTCGAAGTGGCCAAGGGTTACGACGTGATTGTGATCGTCTCTGCGATGTCGGGCAAGACCAATGAACTGGTCGGCTGGGTCAATGAGACCTCGCCGCTGTTTGATGCGCGCGAATATGATGCCGTTGTGTCCTCTGGCGAGAATGTGACCGCCGGGCTGATGGCGCTGACCCTGCAGGAAATGGATGTCCCGGCGCGCAGCTGGCAGGGCTGGCAGGTGCCGCTGAAGACCACCAGCGCCCATAGCCAAGCGCGGATTGAGGAAATCCCGCCGGAAAACATCAACGCCAAGTTCGGCGAAGGTATGCGTGTGGCCGTTGTTGCGGGTTTTCAGGGCATCAGTCCCGAAGGCCGCATCACCACGCTGGGCCGGGGGGGATCGGACACCACCGCCGTTGCTTTTGCTGCGGCGTTTGAGGCCGAGCGTTGCGATATCTACACCGATGTGGACGGGGTCTATACCACCGACCCGCGGATTTGCGACAAGGCGCGCAAGCTGGATAAAATCGCCTTTGAGGAAATGCTGGAGCTGGCGTCGCTGGGCGCCAAGGTTTTGCAGACCCGCTCGGTTGAGCTGGCGATGCGTTACAAGGTGAAACTGCGCGTGCTGTCCAGTTTCGAGGAACAATCGGACGAGGCCGGAACCCTGGTCTGCGACGAGGAGGAAATCATGGAATCCAATGTTGTGGCCGGTGTGGCCTATTCCCGTGACGAAGCCAAGCTGACCGTCCAATCGGTTGCCGACCGTCCCGGTATTGCGGCCCATATCTTCACCGCGCTGAGCGAAGCGGGCGTGAATGTGGATATGATCGTGCAGGATATCTCTGACGAGGGCCGCACCGATATGACCTTCTCCTGCCCGACCGATCAGGTTGCGCGCGCAGAACAGGCGCTGCAGGCGGTGAAGGAGAAGGGCGAGCTGAACTACGCAGAGCTACTGGCTGACCGCGACGTCGCCAAGGTTTCTGTGGTCGGGATCGGCATGCGTTCGCAATCTGGGGTTGCGGCGAAGATGTTCAAGGTGCTGTCGGATGAGGGCATCAATATCAAGGTGATCACCACCTCCGAAATCAAGATTTCGGTGCTGATAGACCGGAAATACATGGAACTTGCGGTGCAAGCACTGCATGATGCGTTTGAATTGGACAAGGCGGCCTGA
- the ptsP gene encoding phosphoenolpyruvate--protein phosphotransferase: MVKTTESESRNLLMRLREAMAGDDAGQARLDKITQLIADSMQSEVCSVYLFRDDETLELCATQGLNVESVHQTRMRIGEGLVGRVARYGKVINTPDAPNAKGFRYMPETGEERFSSFLGVPIQRLGEMLGVLVVQSKEGREFSSDAVYALEVVAMVIAEMTELGAFVGEGAALSPLHQQPVLLRGTIAQEGAVEGHVWLHEPRVVVTNPIADDPHRELERLHEAVEELRVGVDKMLEVTQTGDKEQLQVLEAYRMFANSKGWMRRMEEDIGRGLSAEAAVEKEQSQARARMGQVQDAYLRERLSDLDDLSNRLLRILTGQGSETGAELPEDPVLIARNIGPGELLEYGRNLRGIVLEEGSVGSHAAIIARALAIPLVVHTKRITTEALNGDHIMVDGEQGVVHLRPDDTVVSAFRDKIAMQAKAQERYASIRDKQALTRDGRRVHLLMNAGLMADLPSLENSGAEGVGLFRTELQFLVRNQMPKRSELVALYQRVLDAAGGKRVVFRTLDIGSDKVLPYMKPTDEPNPALGWRAIRVGLDKPGVMRMQLQALIRAANGRPLTVMFPFVAQFEEFRDAKAEVEKTLERERRLGHALPEKLEVGAMLETPSLAFAPQKFFDEVEFLSIGGNDLKQFFFAADRENERVRKRYDTLNVSYLSFIAQIVERCEKSGTPLSFCGEDAGRPIEAVCLAAMGLRVLSMRPASVGPVKSLLMRVDLNDIRKIITDARHRGEQTVRPAVMQYLREL, from the coding sequence ATGGTAAAGACGACCGAATCCGAAAGTCGCAACTTATTGATGCGCTTGCGCGAGGCGATGGCCGGTGATGATGCCGGTCAGGCCCGTCTGGACAAGATCACGCAGCTGATCGCCGACAGTATGCAGAGTGAGGTGTGCTCGGTCTATCTGTTCCGCGATGATGAGACGCTTGAACTCTGCGCGACGCAGGGGCTGAACGTCGAATCCGTGCACCAGACGCGCATGCGTATCGGTGAGGGGCTGGTGGGCCGTGTGGCGCGCTATGGCAAGGTGATCAATACGCCGGACGCGCCCAACGCCAAGGGCTTTCGCTATATGCCGGAAACCGGGGAGGAACGCTTTTCCTCCTTCCTTGGTGTGCCGATCCAGCGCCTTGGCGAAATGCTGGGCGTCCTGGTGGTGCAGTCCAAAGAGGGGCGTGAATTTTCCTCTGATGCGGTCTACGCGCTGGAGGTGGTGGCCATGGTCATCGCCGAGATGACCGAGCTTGGCGCCTTTGTTGGCGAAGGCGCGGCCTTGTCACCGCTGCACCAACAGCCCGTCTTGTTGCGCGGGACCATTGCGCAGGAAGGGGCCGTGGAGGGCCATGTCTGGCTGCACGAGCCGCGCGTTGTTGTAACCAACCCGATTGCCGATGACCCCCACCGCGAGCTGGAGCGCCTGCATGAGGCGGTTGAAGAGCTGCGGGTGGGTGTCGACAAGATGCTGGAGGTCACCCAGACCGGCGACAAAGAACAGTTGCAGGTGCTGGAAGCCTACCGGATGTTTGCCAATTCCAAGGGCTGGATGCGCCGGATGGAAGAGGATATCGGTCGCGGGCTTAGCGCCGAAGCGGCTGTTGAAAAAGAACAATCGCAGGCCCGTGCCCGCATGGGGCAGGTGCAGGATGCCTATCTGCGCGAGCGCCTCAGCGATCTGGATGATCTGTCGAACCGCTTGTTGCGTATCCTGACCGGGCAGGGCAGCGAGACAGGCGCCGAATTGCCTGAGGACCCAGTTCTGATTGCGCGAAATATCGGTCCGGGAGAGCTGCTGGAGTATGGCCGCAATCTGCGTGGCATCGTGCTGGAAGAGGGTTCCGTCGGATCACATGCTGCAATCATTGCCCGCGCGCTGGCCATTCCGCTGGTGGTCCATACCAAACGCATTACGACAGAGGCGCTGAACGGCGACCACATCATGGTCGATGGCGAGCAAGGCGTAGTGCATCTGCGGCCGGATGATACCGTTGTCAGCGCCTTTCGGGACAAAATCGCCATGCAGGCCAAAGCGCAGGAGCGTTATGCCTCGATCCGGGACAAACAGGCGCTGACCCGGGATGGCCGCCGCGTGCATCTGCTGATGAATGCCGGGTTGATGGCGGATTTGCCTTCGCTGGAGAATTCCGGTGCCGAAGGTGTTGGTCTGTTCCGCACCGAACTGCAGTTTCTGGTGCGCAATCAGATGCCCAAACGCTCGGAATTGGTGGCGCTTTACCAGCGGGTGCTGGACGCGGCCGGGGGCAAGCGGGTGGTGTTTCGCACGCTGGACATCGGGTCGGACAAGGTGCTGCCCTATATGAAGCCCACGGATGAACCCAACCCGGCGCTTGGCTGGCGGGCGATCCGGGTCGGTCTGGACAAGCCTGGTGTGATGCGGATGCAGTTGCAGGCGCTGATCCGGGCCGCGAATGGGCGTCCCCTGACGGTGATGTTCCCGTTTGTGGCTCAGTTCGAAGAGTTCCGAGATGCCAAGGCAGAGGTCGAAAAGACGCTGGAGCGGGAGCGCCGTCTCGGCCATGCTCTGCCCGAAAAGCTGGAAGTCGGGGCGATGCTGGAGACACCTTCTCTCGCCTTTGCGCCGCAGAAATTCTTTGACGAGGTCGAATTCCTGTCGATTGGTGGCAATGATCTCAAGCAGTTCTTTTTTGCCGCTGACCGCGAGAATGAGCGGGTGCGCAAACGCTATGACACGTTGAATGTCAGCTATCTGAGCTTCATTGCGCAGATCGTTGAACGCTGTGAGAAATCCGGCACGCCGCTCAGTTTCTGTGGCGAAGATGCTGGCCGCCCGATTGAGGCTGTCTGCCTTGCGGCGATGGGGTTGCGGGTGCTGTCGATGCGCCCTGCCTCAGTTGGTCCGGTGAAATCGCTGCTGATGCGTGTGGATCTGAATGACATCCGCAAAATCATCACCGATGCCCGGCACAGAGGGGAGCAGACGGTGCGTCCGGCGGTCATGCAGTATCTGCGAGAGCTCTGA
- a CDS encoding bifunctional salicylyl-CoA 5-hydroxylase/oxidoreductase — MKIACLGGGPAGLYFAISTKLRQPDAEITVFERNKPDDTFGWGVVLSDDALENLTTNDPVSAGQIRDKFAYWDDIAVVHGGVRTVSGGHGFAGIGRKAMLVILQERARELGVDLQFETEVGPAASYQAEYDLVVACDGLNSRVRSEFAEHFKPNVDVRPCKFIWLGTKQKFDDAFTFIFEKTQHGWLWIHAYQFDADTATVIVECSAQTWENWGFEAMSKDEILRTCEEIFANHLGGHALISNADHLRGSAVWINFPRVLCETWHHENVVLLGDASATAHFSIGSGTRLAFDSAIALAEFITTEPTLEQAFVRYQEERRLDVLRLQSAARNSLEWFEEVERYLDMDPVQFNYSLLTRSQRISHENLRLRDADWLASAEKWFQETAGAPADAATRAPMFAPYKLREMRVKNRIVVSPMAQYKAKDGCPTDWHLIHYGERAKGGAGLVYTEMTCVSAEGRITPGCPGLYAPEHEAAWARLTGFVHAETDAKICCQIGHSGRKGSTQLGWETMDAPLREGNWETVSASAIAWSDGNAPPREITRAEMDAIKGEFVAAAQMAERAGFDMIELHAAHGYLISSFISPKSNIRTDAYGGALANRLRYPLEVFEAMRAVWPADKPMSVRISANDWVGDEGVTPEEAVEIARAFTAAGADIIDVSAGQTSTEAQPVYGRMFQTPFSDRIRNDAGIATMAVGNIYEADHANSILMAGRADLVCVGRPHLADPYWTLHEASRIGDRHADWPLPYLAGRDQAWRLADRDAEVIRA; from the coding sequence ATGAAAATCGCCTGTTTGGGAGGCGGCCCAGCCGGCCTATATTTTGCAATCTCGACCAAGCTGCGCCAGCCCGACGCTGAGATCACGGTTTTTGAGCGTAACAAACCGGATGACACGTTCGGTTGGGGGGTTGTGCTGTCTGATGATGCGCTTGAGAACCTGACAACAAACGACCCTGTCAGCGCCGGTCAGATCCGCGATAAATTTGCCTATTGGGATGATATTGCCGTGGTGCATGGCGGTGTGCGGACGGTCTCAGGCGGGCATGGTTTTGCCGGGATTGGTCGTAAGGCGATGCTGGTGATCCTGCAGGAACGGGCGCGTGAACTGGGCGTTGATCTGCAGTTCGAGACGGAGGTCGGGCCCGCGGCCTCCTATCAGGCGGAATATGATCTTGTGGTTGCCTGTGATGGGTTGAATTCGCGCGTCCGCAGCGAATTTGCGGAACACTTCAAACCCAACGTCGATGTGCGCCCCTGTAAATTCATATGGCTGGGCACGAAGCAGAAGTTTGATGATGCCTTCACCTTTATCTTTGAAAAGACACAGCACGGCTGGTTGTGGATCCATGCCTATCAATTTGATGCCGACACGGCGACTGTGATTGTCGAATGCTCTGCTCAGACCTGGGAAAACTGGGGGTTTGAAGCGATGAGCAAGGACGAGATCCTGCGGACCTGCGAGGAGATCTTTGCCAATCATCTCGGTGGGCATGCCCTGATCTCAAATGCGGATCATCTGCGCGGCTCCGCGGTCTGGATCAACTTCCCGCGGGTTCTGTGTGAGACCTGGCACCACGAAAACGTTGTACTGCTGGGCGATGCCTCGGCCACGGCGCATTTCTCGATCGGATCGGGAACCCGGCTTGCCTTTGACAGCGCGATCGCATTGGCAGAATTCATCACAACCGAACCGACGCTGGAGCAGGCTTTTGTGCGCTATCAGGAAGAACGGCGCCTGGACGTGCTGCGGCTACAATCGGCGGCGCGCAATTCACTGGAGTGGTTTGAAGAGGTCGAGCGATATCTGGATATGGATCCAGTGCAATTCAACTACTCGCTACTGACCCGGTCGCAGCGGATCTCCCATGAAAACCTGCGCCTGCGGGATGCTGACTGGCTCGCCTCGGCGGAGAAATGGTTTCAGGAGACCGCAGGTGCGCCTGCGGATGCAGCGACCCGTGCGCCAATGTTTGCGCCTTATAAATTGCGGGAGATGCGGGTCAAGAACCGCATCGTGGTGTCGCCGATGGCGCAGTACAAGGCCAAGGATGGCTGCCCGACCGACTGGCATCTGATCCACTACGGAGAACGCGCTAAGGGGGGCGCCGGGCTGGTCTATACGGAAATGACCTGTGTCTCGGCCGAGGGACGGATTACACCCGGCTGTCCCGGCCTATACGCGCCAGAGCACGAGGCCGCGTGGGCGCGGCTGACGGGTTTTGTCCACGCTGAGACCGACGCGAAGATCTGCTGTCAGATTGGCCATTCGGGTCGCAAGGGATCCACCCAATTGGGCTGGGAGACCATGGATGCACCGCTGCGGGAAGGGAACTGGGAGACGGTCTCCGCCTCGGCCATCGCGTGGTCCGATGGTAACGCACCTCCCCGGGAGATCACGCGGGCGGAAATGGACGCGATCAAGGGTGAATTCGTTGCCGCAGCACAGATGGCTGAGCGGGCAGGGTTTGATATGATCGAACTCCATGCGGCCCATGGCTATCTGATTTCTTCGTTTATTTCGCCAAAATCCAACATTCGGACGGATGCCTATGGTGGGGCATTGGCAAACCGCCTTCGTTACCCGCTGGAGGTGTTTGAGGCCATGCGTGCGGTCTGGCCTGCGGACAAACCGATGTCCGTTCGCATCTCTGCCAACGATTGGGTCGGCGACGAAGGCGTGACGCCGGAGGAGGCGGTCGAGATTGCGCGGGCCTTCACCGCGGCGGGTGCGGATATCATTGACGTGTCTGCGGGGCAGACCTCAACGGAGGCGCAGCCGGTCTATGGCCGTATGTTCCAGACGCCATTTTCGGACCGGATCCGCAATGATGCCGGGATCGCGACCATGGCGGTGGGCAATATCTACGAAGCGGATCACGCCAACTCCATCCTGATGGCAGGGCGGGCTGATCTGGTCTGCGTTGGGCGCCCACATCTGGCGGATCCCTATTGGACCCTGCATGAGGCAAGCCGGATTGGCGATCGTCATGCGGACTGGCCGCTGCCCTATCTGGCGGGACGGGATCAGGCCTGGCGTCTGGCAGACCGCGATGCAGAGGTGATCCGGGCATGA
- a CDS encoding SDR family NAD(P)-dependent oxidoreductase has product MSNLAGKDLAGRHVVVTGGGSGVGAALARSFAGQGARLTLLGRRIETLEEVAAETGALPLACDVTEAEAVHAVLATARQQYGPVAVAIANAGAAPSKPFAKMDLADFEAALAVNLSGVFNLWQAALSDMKSAGWGRMIAVASTAGLKGYPYVSGYCAAKHGVVGLTRSLAQELARSGITVNAICPGFIETPLLERSIATIVSTTGMSEEAAAKSLRAGNPQGRFIQPEEVADAALFLASSSAASINGSALPITGGEI; this is encoded by the coding sequence ATGAGCAATCTGGCGGGTAAAGATCTAGCTGGCAGACATGTGGTGGTTACCGGTGGTGGATCCGGCGTGGGCGCTGCACTGGCGCGCAGCTTTGCAGGGCAGGGCGCGCGGCTCACACTGCTTGGTCGGCGGATTGAAACGCTGGAGGAGGTGGCCGCTGAAACAGGTGCCCTGCCGCTTGCCTGTGATGTTACCGAGGCAGAGGCGGTGCATGCGGTACTCGCTACGGCGCGACAGCAATATGGACCGGTGGCCGTCGCTATTGCGAATGCAGGTGCTGCGCCGTCGAAACCCTTTGCCAAGATGGATCTGGCGGATTTCGAGGCAGCCCTAGCTGTCAACCTGTCGGGGGTGTTCAACCTGTGGCAGGCCGCCCTGTCTGATATGAAGTCGGCAGGCTGGGGGCGGATGATTGCCGTTGCCTCAACTGCCGGGCTCAAAGGCTATCCTTATGTTTCGGGGTATTGCGCGGCAAAACATGGGGTTGTCGGCCTCACGCGGTCGCTTGCGCAGGAACTGGCACGCAGCGGCATCACCGTGAATGCGATTTGTCCGGGCTTCATTGAGACGCCGCTGCTTGAGCGTTCGATTGCGACCATTGTGTCCACCACCGGGATGAGCGAGGAAGCGGCGGCAAAATCGCTGCGCGCAGGCAACCCGCAAGGCCGCTTTATCCAGCCGGAAGAGGTGGCGGATGCGGCGCTTTTCCTTGCCTCCTCTTCGGCAGCATCCATCAACGGCAGCGCGCTGCCCATCACCGGAGGTGAGATCTGA
- a CDS encoding MarR family winged helix-turn-helix transcriptional regulator — protein MQTDRSKDRLRLWLKVLKATRAVESEIRENLRQEFTTTLPRFDVMAALSQHLDGLKMSELSGVLKVSNGNVTGIVERLVDDGHVQREKVPGDRRASRVRLTEAGIAEFARQAAAHEAWIDKMFDSVPEAEVQTLSDALDQVARRLENEGRDG, from the coding sequence ATGCAAACCGACCGTTCCAAGGATCGGCTGCGACTGTGGCTGAAAGTACTTAAGGCAACCCGCGCCGTGGAAAGCGAAATTCGCGAGAACCTGCGACAGGAGTTCACCACCACGCTGCCCCGGTTTGACGTAATGGCAGCTCTCAGCCAGCATCTCGACGGGCTGAAGATGAGCGAGCTCTCCGGCGTGCTGAAAGTGTCCAATGGCAATGTCACCGGGATTGTTGAACGGCTGGTGGATGACGGCCATGTGCAGCGCGAGAAGGTCCCCGGAGACCGACGTGCCAGCCGGGTACGGCTGACGGAGGCGGGGATCGCGGAATTCGCCCGTCAGGCTGCCGCCCATGAGGCCTGGATTGACAAGATGTTTGACAGCGTGCCCGAAGCCGAGGTTCAGACGCTCTCTGATGCGCTGGATCAGGTGGCCAGACGGCTTGAAAATGAAGGACGCGACGGATGA
- a CDS encoding enoyl-CoA hydratase family protein, which yields MISTDTKYFLCSIEDGIATVALDRPERKNPLSFDSYAELRDWFRDLHYDDDVKAVVFAPNGGNFSSGGDVHDIIGPLTRMSMKDLLAFTRMTGDLVKAMVNCGKPIIAALDGVCVGAGAIIAMASDIRIATPETKTAFLFTRVGLAGCDMGACAILPRIIGQGRAAELLYTGRSMSADEGAAWGFHNKVVPADSLLGEARSWAERIAAGPNFGHMMTKTMLVQEWSMSIEQAIEAEAQAQAICMQTADFERAYQAFVKKEKPLFEGD from the coding sequence ATGATTTCGACGGACACCAAGTATTTTCTGTGCAGTATTGAGGACGGCATCGCCACCGTGGCACTGGACCGCCCCGAGCGAAAGAACCCTCTGAGCTTTGACAGCTACGCGGAGCTGCGGGACTGGTTTCGTGACCTGCATTATGATGACGACGTGAAGGCTGTGGTGTTCGCTCCCAATGGCGGCAACTTCAGCTCAGGTGGCGATGTCCATGATATCATTGGACCGTTGACAAGAATGTCGATGAAAGACCTGCTCGCCTTTACCCGGATGACCGGCGATCTGGTCAAGGCGATGGTGAATTGCGGCAAGCCGATCATCGCAGCGCTGGACGGTGTCTGCGTGGGGGCGGGTGCGATTATTGCCATGGCGTCGGACATCCGGATCGCCACGCCAGAAACCAAGACGGCGTTTCTGTTCACCCGCGTTGGACTGGCAGGCTGCGATATGGGGGCCTGTGCGATCCTGCCGCGCATCATTGGCCAGGGGCGTGCCGCAGAGCTGCTCTATACCGGGCGATCAATGAGCGCGGATGAAGGGGCGGCCTGGGGGTTTCATAACAAAGTGGTGCCCGCAGATTCACTGCTGGGCGAGGCACGCAGCTGGGCAGAGCGGATCGCGGCGGGGCCGAATTTTGGTCACATGATGACCAAGACAATGCTGGTGCAGGAATGGTCGATGTCGATTGAGCAAGCCATCGAGGCGGAGGCACAAGCACAGGCGATTTGCATGCAGACAGCCGATTTCGAGCGCGCCTACCAGGCCTTCGTGAAAAAGGAAAAACCCCTGTTCGAAGGGGATTGA
- a CDS encoding acyl-CoA dehydrogenase family protein → MADKTFLSWPFFEDRHRALAADLDRWAEDALAHIDHSDTDAACRGLVSALGAAGWTQHSGAMAGEVLDVRTLCLIRETLARHDGLADFAFAMQGLGTGAISLFGTEAQQAEWLPLTRSGKAISAFALTEPQSGSDVANSTMTAVRDGEHYVLNGEKTWISNGGIADVYTLFARSGEGPGAKGLSAFVVPAGLPGFEVVERLETLAPHPLATLRFSDCRIPRSALLGAPGAGFKIAMSVLDVFRSTVAAAALGFARRALDEALARVTSRHVQGARLADLQMVQGHIADMALDVDASALLVYRAAWAKDSGAARITREAAMAKLFSTDQAQKIIDKAVQLHGGDGVRQGQKVEELYRDIRALRIYEGASDVQRVVIARQAISTFQKGS, encoded by the coding sequence ATGGCGGATAAGACATTTCTGAGCTGGCCGTTTTTTGAAGACCGCCACCGCGCACTGGCGGCGGATCTGGACAGGTGGGCAGAGGATGCGCTGGCGCATATTGATCACAGTGATACCGATGCTGCCTGCCGCGGGCTGGTGTCGGCCCTGGGGGCTGCGGGCTGGACGCAGCATTCCGGCGCCATGGCCGGGGAGGTGCTGGACGTGCGCACGCTGTGCCTGATCCGTGAGACCTTGGCCCGGCACGATGGTCTGGCAGATTTTGCCTTTGCGATGCAGGGGTTGGGAACAGGGGCGATTTCTCTCTTTGGCACGGAGGCCCAACAGGCAGAATGGCTGCCGCTCACACGCAGCGGCAAGGCGATTTCTGCCTTTGCGCTGACCGAACCGCAATCAGGATCCGATGTGGCCAATTCCACCATGACCGCGGTGCGGGATGGGGAACACTATGTTCTGAACGGCGAGAAGACCTGGATCTCCAACGGCGGGATTGCTGACGTCTATACGTTGTTTGCCCGTAGCGGCGAGGGGCCGGGGGCCAAGGGGCTCTCGGCCTTTGTCGTGCCTGCGGGGCTGCCGGGGTTTGAGGTGGTGGAGCGTCTGGAGACGCTGGCACCGCACCCGCTTGCGACCCTGCGGTTCAGCGATTGCCGTATCCCGCGCAGCGCGTTGCTGGGGGCGCCGGGCGCGGGCTTCAAGATTGCGATGTCGGTGCTGGATGTGTTTCGCTCCACTGTGGCGGCGGCAGCATTGGGGTTTGCGCGCCGGGCCCTGGATGAGGCGCTGGCACGCGTAACAAGCCGTCATGTGCAGGGGGCGCGGCTGGCGGATCTGCAGATGGTGCAGGGGCATATCGCGGATATGGCGCTGGATGTGGATGCAAGTGCCCTGCTGGTCTATCGCGCGGCCTGGGCCAAGGACAGTGGCGCCGCGCGCATCACCCGGGAGGCCGCGATGGCGAAGTTGTTCTCTACCGATCAGGCGCAGAAAATCATCGACAAGGCGGTTCAGTTGCATGGCGGTGACGGGGTGCGGCAGGGTCAGAAGGTCGAGGAACTCTACCGCGATATCAGAGCGTTGCGGATCTACGAAGGCGCATCTGACGTCCAACGTGTGGTGATTGCCCGTCAGGCGATTTCCACGTTTCAGAAGGGAAGCTGA